The Methanobacterium lacus genome includes a region encoding these proteins:
- a CDS encoding GTP cyclohydrolase III: MIQMTLIQIDNYGPWTVTPTPRAEADLQILQSELYADLQRQFAAKGGLVFFTRFDNMLAVTNGVDMEDHKRIQKSIGNRYPITISMGVGAAETPYEAQRKATNALQNYGGAQSEDRTEVLAIDGLVKADESFVQIAHIDINGITDSLTDIIPAYDTSFIVNRVQHFLMKKLIEKGSLLFFIGGDNFMSPCNGLNPEGLLKIIEEIEDEINIALKAGVGKAPTAEKAANLADLALEEIRGGFTYNLVHVMKNEE, encoded by the coding sequence ATGATTCAAATGACTCTAATTCAGATCGATAACTATGGTCCATGGACTGTAACACCAACACCACGGGCCGAAGCAGACCTTCAGATTCTGCAATCAGAACTTTACGCAGATCTTCAAAGACAGTTTGCAGCTAAGGGAGGACTTGTATTTTTCACCCGTTTCGATAACATGCTTGCAGTTACAAACGGTGTGGATATGGAGGATCACAAAAGGATTCAAAAATCCATAGGAAACAGATACCCAATTACCATCAGTATGGGAGTTGGAGCAGCTGAAACTCCATACGAAGCACAGCGCAAAGCAACAAATGCTCTCCAAAATTATGGTGGAGCCCAGTCAGAAGATAGGACTGAAGTTCTTGCCATTGACGGGCTTGTGAAAGCTGACGAAAGTTTCGTTCAAATAGCACACATAGACATAAACGGGATTACAGATTCTTTAACAGACATCATCCCTGCCTATGATACTTCTTTTATAGTTAATCGAGTCCAACACTTTTTAATGAAAAAACTTATCGAAAAAGGTTCGCTTCTTTTCTTCATAGGAGGAGACAACTTCATGTCTCCATGCAACGGGTTAAACCCTGAAGGACTACTTAAGATCATAGAAGAAATAGAAGATGAAATAAACATTGCTCTTAAAGCAGGTGTTGGTAAAGCACCGACCGCAGAAAAAGCTGCTAATCTAGCAGATCTGGCTCTAGAAGAGATCAGAGGCGGATTTACATACAATTTAGTGCATGTTATGAAAAATGAAGAGTAG
- a CDS encoding MJ0144 family RNA dihydrouridine synthase-like protein: MAGVTDGKFCRGMIDYGFDLLTLGGYNAEKASINAGLKIIQRGRKEFHVEEPDLVNHITSEAKYIKDGSNKNVGVSVNLRAITPDPIIKISKIPEVDVVEINAHCRQAELVKSGYGQALMNYPDELYNLVHGTVEGCSKQVSVKIRANVEGVNYLKVLEAIENAGAHYIHVDAMKPGYDSADYDFITWVKRNTDSFVIGNNSIKDIASARKMLSSGADGISIARAAIRGNIPFDMSLV, encoded by the coding sequence ATGGCCGGTGTAACCGATGGAAAATTCTGCAGAGGAATGATAGATTATGGATTTGATCTTCTGACCCTTGGAGGGTACAATGCAGAAAAAGCATCCATCAATGCGGGATTAAAAATAATTCAAAGGGGCAGGAAAGAATTCCATGTAGAAGAGCCCGACTTGGTAAATCATATTACAAGTGAAGCTAAATACATCAAAGACGGTTCCAATAAAAATGTTGGAGTGTCTGTAAACCTTCGTGCAATAACTCCTGACCCAATCATAAAAATATCTAAAATTCCTGAAGTTGATGTTGTTGAGATAAATGCCCACTGCAGACAGGCAGAACTTGTTAAATCTGGCTATGGACAGGCTCTCATGAACTATCCTGATGAACTTTACAACCTGGTACACGGTACAGTTGAGGGATGTTCAAAACAAGTTTCTGTCAAAATCCGGGCCAACGTAGAAGGAGTAAACTATTTAAAAGTATTAGAAGCAATTGAAAATGCTGGAGCCCATTATATTCATGTAGATGCCATGAAACCAGGTTACGACTCTGCAGATTATGATTTTATAACATGGGTAAAGAGGAACACAGATTCATTTGTCATTGGAAACAACTCAATTAAAGACATTGCTTCTGCAAGAAAAATGTTATCCTCAGGAGCAGATGGAATATCCATTGCCAGAGCCGCGATTAGAGGAAATATACCCTTTGATATGTCCCTTGTTTAA
- the cofD gene encoding 2-phospho-L-lactate transferase: protein MITVLSGGTGTPKLLEGLVKVSDPKNLNIIVNTLENDYFSGVYVAADIDTVMYTLAGIINTETWYGIENDTFITHETLKEINCPETLRIGDKDRATKIQKTMLMEKYPLSTVVNIQKNALGIKSEIKPMSNDKSNITIVTDQGEMKFHEFLIEKQGKPHVKDIFYNQVEPSPGLIESIEESEMVILGPSNPITSLWPIISMKHVVKTLEKAYVVGISPIIGNSPVSGPAAKFMNALGHDVSCFGVAKMYSKFLDKFIIDLVDVDYKDQIERLIPEAVVTNTNMKNIGDKMMLAKISLGEII from the coding sequence ATGATAACAGTACTTTCAGGAGGGACTGGTACCCCCAAATTATTAGAGGGTCTTGTTAAGGTTTCTGATCCAAAAAATCTCAACATCATTGTCAACACACTAGAAAATGATTACTTTTCCGGGGTTTATGTTGCTGCAGATATTGACACAGTAATGTATACCCTAGCAGGGATCATCAACACCGAAACTTGGTATGGTATTGAGAATGATACATTTATAACCCATGAAACTTTAAAGGAGATCAACTGCCCTGAAACTCTTCGAATTGGAGACAAAGACAGGGCCACAAAAATTCAAAAAACCATGCTCATGGAAAAATATCCATTATCCACGGTTGTAAATATTCAGAAAAATGCTTTAGGGATTAAATCAGAAATCAAACCCATGAGCAACGATAAATCCAATATAACCATCGTTACAGACCAAGGTGAAATGAAATTTCATGAATTTCTCATTGAAAAACAAGGAAAACCTCATGTTAAAGATATTTTCTACAACCAAGTCGAACCATCACCGGGTCTAATTGAATCTATTGAAGAATCTGAAATGGTTATTTTAGGGCCTTCCAACCCCATAACCTCTTTATGGCCAATTATATCCATGAAACATGTGGTTAAAACTCTTGAAAAAGCTTATGTTGTAGGTATTTCCCCAATAATAGGAAATTCTCCTGTTAGTGGGCCTGCAGCAAAATTTATGAATGCATTAGGACATGATGTATCATGTTTTGGTGTTGCAAAAATGTACTCAAAATTTTTAGACAAATTCATTATTGACCTCGTGGATGTCGACTACAAAGATCAAATAGAAAGACTAATACCAGAGGCAGTAGTAACAAACACCAACATGAAGAACATCGGAGATAAAATGATGTTAGCCAAAATTAGTTTGGGTGAAATTATATGA
- a CDS encoding archaetidylserine synthase, whose translation MNIKNFMSYADLVSLANASFGFLSIVMAFKGYLDLAAQFMLIAVIFDSLDGWVARRTKRVDQYGFGENIDSLSDVISFGVAPGMLLITATSTFGIPYLNIGVALLILLCGVLRLARFNVIVNSGEVKDEKFVGLPIPTTALILGSFYLSGFFQADLAMLIMVVISLMMVSTVEYPKFRSSSVVVIGSLLIFLTLLPQNFSSIIANIPAKLLFIVSLIYLITVPFMGLYSKLRRSGPNVR comes from the coding sequence ATGAATATCAAAAATTTTATGTCCTACGCAGATTTGGTTTCGCTAGCCAATGCGTCTTTTGGATTTTTATCGATAGTAATGGCTTTTAAAGGGTATTTGGACCTTGCAGCACAGTTTATGTTGATTGCAGTCATTTTTGATTCGCTTGATGGTTGGGTTGCAAGAAGAACAAAAAGAGTAGATCAGTATGGATTTGGAGAAAATATTGACTCATTATCTGATGTAATTTCTTTCGGTGTTGCACCGGGAATGCTTTTGATTACAGCTACTTCAACGTTTGGGATACCATACCTTAATATAGGAGTAGCACTCCTAATACTATTATGTGGGGTATTAAGACTTGCAAGGTTTAATGTAATTGTTAATTCGGGTGAAGTTAAGGATGAAAAATTTGTGGGCTTACCCATACCAACAACTGCTTTGATCCTGGGATCATTTTATCTTTCAGGCTTTTTCCAAGCAGATTTGGCAATGCTCATAATGGTTGTGATATCATTGATGATGGTTAGTACAGTTGAGTATCCTAAATTTAGGAGTAGCAGCGTAGTTGTTATTGGTAGTTTGTTGATATTTTTAACGTTACTGCCTCAGAACTTTTCATCAATAATTGCAAATATTCCTGCAAAGCTTTTATTCATTGTCTCTTTAATATATTTAATAACGGTACCTTTTATGGGTTTATACTCCAAGCTCCGCAGAAGTGGTCCAAATGTTAGATAA
- a CDS encoding rod shape-determining protein, which produces MFDFLKKNDEVDVKKKALTDTLGIDLGTLNTVVAKPSGDKFDLYKIPSVVAVKKEDPAYVLAVGEEAKSMLGRTPEDIIAVRPLRKGVIESIAQAEALLVYAIDKGSGEKNASIDRIVVGIPGDASEVEKRAVEEIGIKAGANYVLVISEGLSAAIGAGLPIAEAAGTMVIDIGAGSSDIVVISLGGITDIETIRDGGDDIDKNIVEKVKELYNVEIGIHEAEKAKIAVGMVHSDADVENLINTAIGKSMETNKPKQVEIDSKIVADAAEPIVKNLIEALAVVLERMSPELISGVYNKTVVVGGTSQLRGLKERIYQEVGVPVEISDDPMTVVAKGAAIVAAEPRALEPEVRLKAMK; this is translated from the coding sequence ATGTTCGATTTTCTAAAGAAAAATGATGAAGTAGATGTTAAAAAGAAAGCCCTCACAGACACTCTAGGGATCGATTTAGGAACCCTTAACACAGTTGTGGCAAAACCATCCGGAGATAAATTCGACTTATATAAAATTCCATCAGTGGTAGCTGTTAAAAAAGAAGACCCTGCATACGTACTGGCAGTTGGTGAAGAAGCAAAATCCATGCTTGGAAGAACTCCTGAAGACATCATAGCTGTTAGACCCCTAAGGAAAGGTGTCATTGAAAGTATTGCACAGGCAGAAGCTCTTTTAGTTTATGCCATTGACAAAGGCTCGGGTGAAAAGAACGCCAGCATAGATAGAATAGTTGTTGGCATACCTGGAGATGCATCAGAAGTTGAAAAAAGAGCCGTTGAAGAGATTGGTATTAAAGCTGGTGCAAATTATGTTCTCGTCATAAGTGAAGGACTTTCAGCAGCCATAGGTGCAGGTTTACCAATTGCAGAAGCAGCAGGGACCATGGTAATAGACATAGGTGCAGGTTCAAGTGATATCGTTGTGATATCCCTCGGAGGAATCACTGACATTGAAACCATCAGGGATGGTGGGGATGATATCGATAAAAATATTGTGGAAAAGGTTAAAGAACTCTACAATGTAGAAATTGGTATACATGAAGCTGAAAAAGCCAAAATTGCCGTAGGTATGGTCCATTCTGATGCAGATGTTGAAAATTTAATCAACACAGCCATAGGAAAATCAATGGAAACCAACAAACCTAAACAGGTAGAAATTGATTCTAAAATCGTTGCAGATGCTGCTGAACCAATAGTTAAGAATCTTATTGAAGCACTCGCAGTAGTTCTTGAACGCATGTCCCCCGAACTAATTTCCGGTGTCTACAACAAAACCGTTGTTGTGGGTGGAACCTCACAGTTAAGGGGCTTAAAAGAAAGGATCTATCAGGAAGTGGGAGTTCCAGTCGAAATATCAGACGACCCCATGACAGTAGTAGCTAAAGGAGCAGCCATAGTTGCAGCAGAACCAAGAGCTCTCGAACCTGAAGTACGTTTAAAAGCTATGAAATAA
- a CDS encoding DUF515 domain-containing protein codes for MLDKILGKKDKDKNDTPDLRKNGKKPDSDNSDIGGRLKDMVGKVSGKPKDDDTDTSKSDSKLNSSSKPKIVSKKPAAERKMPRPITKPTSKPIDSKPRLRTPEKKKSGGLAGIGGGFGKKLPEDDQRTLVGAAVFGIILIILVGAGYYFLVYGPYQDTLNSAKMAKINEVNSYFKGALSADPHKTLLLADIDSGQTPDQVLAVDVIGPATSAWRDYQNQQINLKKDPYNRVQISYSVPSQTGGGTNGTAADTSTSSAGTSSANVKNLILNTTAAGIIVNEADASVLANMEIVTPDTVAVPVYISRIQAAGGLINVGDSVDVYQNVNTSQTTSSGNNTTQAQPTTTTTTTSSPEISGATVLAILRDTSNGIYTSTDANLTHQQQFSVNGAGVSTLTSQSAQGNVEALLKAGASRNWNEAQITSLLNAYGWRLSDFERVSNLGDLTNNYLVVLEVPRENALWVIQNDNVVAGSSLYLVVPTQRAPEWMITELHQIYGS; via the coding sequence ATGTTAGATAAGATATTAGGAAAAAAAGATAAAGATAAGAATGACACGCCTGATCTCCGAAAAAATGGCAAAAAACCTGATTCGGATAATTCAGATATAGGTGGTCGTTTGAAAGACATGGTGGGTAAGGTCTCTGGTAAGCCCAAGGACGACGACACTGATACGAGTAAGTCTGATTCTAAGCTAAATAGTTCATCTAAGCCTAAAATTGTTTCGAAGAAACCAGCTGCTGAGCGAAAAATGCCTCGGCCAATAACTAAACCAACATCCAAACCAATAGATTCTAAGCCTAGATTAAGAACTCCTGAGAAAAAGAAATCCGGGGGATTGGCTGGGATTGGAGGAGGATTTGGGAAAAAACTTCCTGAAGATGATCAAAGGACTCTAGTTGGTGCTGCTGTTTTTGGAATTATTTTGATCATTCTGGTAGGGGCTGGCTATTATTTCTTAGTTTATGGTCCGTACCAAGATACACTAAACAGTGCTAAAATGGCCAAGATAAATGAAGTAAACTCTTATTTCAAAGGAGCATTATCTGCTGATCCACATAAAACTCTTCTTCTAGCTGACATTGATTCAGGGCAAACACCTGATCAGGTTCTTGCTGTAGATGTTATAGGACCTGCAACCAGTGCTTGGAGAGATTATCAGAATCAACAGATAAATCTTAAGAAGGATCCATATAACCGGGTTCAAATAAGTTATTCCGTTCCTTCACAAACAGGTGGTGGAACCAACGGAACAGCAGCCGACACATCTACTTCGAGTGCGGGTACATCTAGTGCTAATGTTAAAAACTTGATATTAAACACCACTGCCGCGGGAATAATTGTAAATGAAGCAGATGCAAGTGTACTTGCTAACATGGAAATTGTTACCCCAGATACTGTTGCGGTTCCAGTTTACATTTCAAGAATACAGGCTGCGGGTGGTTTAATTAACGTTGGTGATTCAGTTGATGTTTATCAGAATGTGAACACTTCTCAAACAACTTCATCTGGTAACAACACCACACAGGCACAACCAACAACCACCACCACCACAACGTCATCACCAGAAATAAGTGGAGCTACTGTGTTAGCTATACTTAGGGACACATCTAATGGTATTTACACTTCAACTGATGCAAACCTAACACATCAACAACAATTTTCAGTTAACGGTGCTGGGGTTTCCACATTAACCAGTCAATCTGCTCAGGGTAATGTTGAGGCACTTTTAAAGGCAGGTGCATCGAGAAACTGGAATGAAGCTCAGATCACTTCTCTCCTGAATGCGTATGGTTGGAGGTTATCAGACTTTGAAAGGGTTTCGAATCTAGGAGATCTAACCAACAATTACCTGGTTGTTCTGGAAGTACCGAGGGAAAATGCATTGTGGGTTATTCAAAACGACAATGTTGTGGCAGGTTCAAGTCTTTATCTTGTTGTTCCAACTCAAAGGGCTCCTGAATGGATGATAACAGAACTCCATCAGATATATGGTTCATAG
- a CDS encoding MotA/TolQ/ExbB proton channel family protein translates to MIIEFFTGSFATILEMFKSGGIITYIITIIGIYGVILSFEKILYLRKVSKVSLPQIMSTVNDSMERGGSLEALRSLGKYQNPISKITSEALKIGYRNNVEVEDAMERVFIVEMGNMTKGLNSLKTIIEIAPLLGLIGTVIGIWVTFKAMGISANTSQMAEGIYIALITTIAGLTVAIVILPMYSYINSKIEEEIDKIDIAKKMTNWRTAEIRIKVDSCIENAIEALQESNGVIEVRHISDPEANIWISIDPNRLDRSINNIVKEKCNLDPQIIESKLMQ, encoded by the coding sequence ATGATAATCGAATTTTTTACGGGTTCCTTTGCCACCATCCTAGAAATGTTTAAGAGTGGAGGCATAATCACCTACATAATTACAATAATAGGGATTTACGGCGTTATACTTTCTTTTGAAAAAATTTTGTACCTTAGAAAGGTTTCTAAAGTCAGTTTACCCCAGATAATGAGTACTGTGAATGATTCAATGGAAAGGGGAGGATCCCTTGAGGCCCTTCGTTCCCTTGGAAAGTATCAAAACCCTATATCTAAGATAACTTCTGAAGCCCTTAAGATCGGCTACAGAAACAATGTAGAGGTTGAAGATGCGATGGAAAGGGTTTTCATAGTCGAAATGGGAAACATGACCAAGGGTTTAAACAGCCTTAAAACCATAATCGAAATAGCACCACTGCTTGGTTTGATAGGTACAGTTATTGGAATTTGGGTGACATTTAAGGCCATGGGAATCTCTGCAAACACTTCTCAAATGGCTGAAGGAATATACATCGCACTTATAACTACCATTGCAGGTTTAACTGTTGCCATCGTCATTTTGCCCATGTACTCCTACATCAACAGTAAAATCGAAGAAGAAATCGATAAAATTGATATTGCAAAGAAAATGACCAATTGGAGAACTGCAGAAATCCGTATAAAAGTGGATTCATGCATAGAAAATGCTATTGAAGCCCTTCAAGAATCTAACGGAGTGATTGAAGTCAGGCATATCTCGGATCCCGAAGCGAATATATGGATTTCCATCGATCCAAACAGGTTAGATCGAAGTATTAACAATATCGTAAAGGAAAAATGCAATTTGGATCCTCAGATCATCGAAAGTAAACTGATGCAGTGA
- a CDS encoding ExbD/TolR family protein produces the protein MVLDTSRYRNKLKQSSPQVNLVPLIDVIFTILIFLMVAASFQGSADVDSGKPQINQTTGPSDYYLIPVAGLKTVTVNGVDMSKDIRNGAIAVHTSVIDQGDINIKAKEGAIVITAPAGISPEQAVNVPQS, from the coding sequence ATGGTGTTGGATACAAGCAGATACAGAAACAAGTTGAAACAGAGCAGTCCCCAGGTAAATTTAGTGCCCCTTATAGATGTTATTTTTACCATTCTAATATTTTTAATGGTTGCAGCAAGCTTTCAAGGATCTGCTGATGTTGACTCTGGAAAACCACAGATCAATCAAACAACAGGACCTTCTGATTATTATCTCATCCCAGTGGCAGGATTGAAAACAGTCACAGTTAATGGTGTGGATATGTCTAAAGACATTAGAAATGGTGCGATAGCAGTTCATACCTCGGTAATTGATCAGGGCGATATCAACATAAAAGCTAAAGAAGGGGCCATTGTCATTACAGCTCCCGCAGGAATATCTCCTGAACAAGCAGTGAATGTTCCACAATCCTAA
- the rnhB gene encoding ribonuclease HII, which yields MKIVGIDEAGRGSVLGPLVVCGVSIEEERLKYLERLKLKDSKKVTPKRRIVLYRKIKKIADCHPVHISAADIDLLRSKDVNLNEIEKIAIKQIIGNCDPDISYIDCIDVKPERFTNEIENFQENLKVVAEHGADDTYPIVSAASIVAKVERDQEISRLKKEFGEIGSGYPSDPKTVAYLKATPYKELPIFVRRSWSTVEKMRLK from the coding sequence ATGAAGATCGTTGGTATAGATGAGGCAGGAAGAGGATCAGTCTTAGGGCCCCTCGTAGTTTGTGGTGTTTCAATCGAAGAAGAAAGATTGAAATATCTAGAAAGACTCAAGTTGAAGGATTCTAAAAAAGTCACTCCAAAAAGGAGAATTGTTTTATACAGGAAAATTAAAAAAATTGCTGATTGCCACCCAGTACACATAAGTGCAGCAGATATTGATCTGTTAAGATCCAAGGATGTTAACTTGAACGAGATCGAAAAGATTGCCATAAAACAGATCATTGGGAACTGTGATCCCGACATTTCATACATAGACTGCATTGATGTTAAACCAGAAAGATTTACCAACGAGATAGAGAATTTTCAAGAGAATCTAAAAGTTGTTGCAGAACATGGAGCAGATGATACTTACCCCATTGTTTCTGCTGCATCCATAGTTGCTAAGGTTGAACGTGACCAGGAAATTTCCAGGCTGAAAAAAGAATTTGGTGAGATTGGATCGGGTTACCCTAGCGATCCTAAAACAGTTGCATACTTGAAAGCTACACCCTACAAAGAGCTCCCAATCTTCGTCAGAAGATCCTGGTCTACAGTTGAAAAAATGAGGCTAAAATGA
- a CDS encoding IMP cyclohydrolase: MYLGRILALGTTETGNFVAYRVSSRSFPNRTAKTFEDRVSIVPTEGNEKDVFKNPYIAYNSIRIIEDKAVVSNGGHTDVIADKIASGMSIRDSMALSLLSMDYEKDDFNTPRIAGVTTLSGDSYIGIVTHEDLIVEKLEKGTCAYISTYEQIKPKTVKYDANNAQEAAQYIMDQGKFSEFTNPVTSTAAFGTDKWNLSSI, from the coding sequence GTGTATCTAGGAAGAATTTTAGCATTAGGAACAACAGAAACTGGAAATTTTGTGGCTTACAGGGTTTCAAGCCGATCTTTTCCAAACAGAACCGCAAAAACATTTGAAGACAGAGTCTCCATAGTTCCCACAGAAGGAAATGAAAAAGACGTTTTTAAAAATCCGTACATAGCATACAATTCCATTAGAATCATTGAAGATAAGGCAGTGGTATCAAACGGAGGGCACACTGACGTAATTGCAGATAAAATAGCATCTGGAATGAGTATTAGGGATTCAATGGCATTATCCTTACTTTCAATGGACTATGAAAAGGATGATTTCAACACCCCAAGAATAGCAGGAGTCACAACCCTTAGTGGAGATTCCTATATTGGAATAGTTACCCATGAAGATCTTATTGTGGAAAAACTTGAAAAGGGAACCTGTGCATACATTTCAACTTATGAACAGATTAAACCGAAAACAGTGAAGTACGATGCAAACAATGCCCAGGAAGCAGCACAGTACATCATGGATCAGGGAAAATTCAGTGAATTTACCAATCCTGTGACATCTACAGCGGCATTTGGAACAGATAAATGGAACTTGAGTTCAATATAA
- a CDS encoding archaetidylserine decarboxylase, which produces MFVKGLSKKKIGILLTIAVLPFLFGYFIISFIIFSIIAFFMQFFRDPQRKIPDGDGVVVAPADGKVLQGKIDFLRIVTVQDDPVMGKILKDGEKGILISTFMSPFDVHVQRAPVSGKILETKYYPGKFKIAMGDVHTVNEKNLIVIDSEYGKVGVIQIAGFVARRIVQYVQPGDTVTIGDRLGMIRFGSRVNLIIPYDKFRVMVFEGEKPTAGETIMAMFNSELNAN; this is translated from the coding sequence GTGTTTGTTAAAGGTTTATCAAAAAAGAAAATTGGAATTTTATTAACCATTGCTGTGTTGCCTTTCCTTTTTGGTTACTTTATCATTAGTTTCATCATTTTTTCAATAATAGCATTTTTCATGCAGTTTTTCAGAGATCCCCAGAGAAAAATTCCTGATGGGGATGGAGTGGTTGTTGCACCTGCAGATGGTAAAGTACTGCAGGGAAAAATTGACTTCTTAAGGATAGTTACTGTGCAGGATGATCCTGTTATGGGAAAAATATTGAAGGATGGGGAAAAGGGAATTTTAATTAGCACATTCATGTCGCCATTTGATGTTCATGTGCAGAGAGCTCCTGTTTCTGGTAAGATTTTGGAAACTAAATATTATCCTGGTAAATTTAAAATTGCCATGGGAGATGTTCACACAGTAAACGAAAAAAATTTAATTGTTATTGATTCAGAGTATGGAAAAGTCGGAGTGATACAGATTGCAGGCTTTGTTGCCAGGAGAATTGTACAGTATGTGCAGCCTGGGGATACAGTTACGATAGGTGACAGGTTGGGAATGATAAGATTTGGATCCCGTGTTAATTTAATAATTCCCTACGATAAATTTAGGGTGATGGTTTTTGAAGGGGAAAAACCAACAGCAGGGGAGACTATAATGGCAATGTTCAACAGTGAATTGAATGCGAACTGA
- a CDS encoding coenzyme F420-0:L-glutamate ligase has product MCVKLIGIKNIPMIGQGDDVGTIIIEAAKSEGLEIMDHDVFVVAETVVSKAEGNLIKLDSIEVSEQALEISEKTSKDPRIVQTIIDESVEIIKVGPNFIISETKHGFVCANAGIDESNVETGFLKPIPHDSDESASIIRTTIESATGKNVAVILSDTQGRPFREGAVGVALGVSGIDPVWNRQGETDLFERELETTTIAVADELASAASIVMGQAAEGLPVIIVRGVEYAEKLRSTTSNIKPILRPKKFDVFR; this is encoded by the coding sequence ATGTGTGTGAAACTCATTGGCATTAAAAACATACCAATGATAGGTCAAGGAGATGATGTTGGAACCATCATCATCGAAGCTGCAAAATCTGAGGGTCTTGAAATAATGGATCATGATGTTTTTGTGGTTGCAGAAACTGTGGTTTCAAAGGCTGAAGGAAATTTGATAAAACTGGATTCAATAGAGGTCAGTGAACAAGCCCTAGAAATTTCCGAAAAAACATCGAAGGATCCTAGGATCGTTCAAACAATAATTGATGAATCCGTAGAAATTATCAAAGTCGGACCTAACTTCATAATATCCGAAACAAAACATGGTTTTGTATGTGCAAATGCCGGCATTGATGAGTCCAATGTAGAAACTGGTTTTCTAAAACCCATTCCCCATGATTCAGATGAGAGTGCTTCCATAATTAGGACAACCATTGAGTCTGCTACAGGAAAAAATGTAGCAGTAATATTATCTGACACACAAGGCCGTCCATTCAGGGAAGGTGCAGTTGGAGTTGCACTGGGAGTATCTGGTATAGATCCAGTTTGGAACAGACAAGGAGAAACAGATCTCTTTGAGAGAGAACTTGAAACAACCACCATAGCTGTTGCAGATGAATTGGCATCAGCAGCTTCCATTGTAATGGGCCAAGCAGCTGAGGGTTTGCCAGTCATAATAGTACGAGGTGTGGAATACGCTGAAAAATTGAGATCCACCACTTCAAATATAAAACCTATTCTAAGACCAAAGAAATTCGATGTTTTTAGATGA